In the genome of Desulfofarcimen acetoxidans DSM 771, one region contains:
- a CDS encoding DUF3231 family protein: MLDKIFSAGKADSSIHVGESYALWTQLQAWYDVQEVTEALLNYVKDGDFKLVLEQGIKLTKDNIAKLEDAMENYRVTFPQPPRKALREPAEPMTLTDENIFRLIFDISQTALSVHVKSISICLNDSLRKLFADFLSAELEAYDILVKFGKTKGWVHYPPSYKLAD; the protein is encoded by the coding sequence ATGTTGGATAAAATCTTTTCCGCGGGAAAAGCTGATTCTAGCATACACGTTGGCGAATCTTATGCTCTTTGGACACAATTACAAGCATGGTACGATGTCCAGGAAGTCACCGAAGCGCTTTTGAACTACGTTAAAGATGGCGATTTTAAACTTGTGCTGGAGCAAGGTATAAAATTAACAAAGGATAACATTGCAAAGTTAGAAGATGCAATGGAAAATTATAGGGTAACTTTTCCTCAACCTCCCCGCAAAGCATTAAGAGAGCCGGCAGAACCCATGACGCTGACAGACGAAAACATTTTTCGCCTAATCTTTGACATTAGCCAAACTGCTCTCTCAGTTCATGTAAAATCAATAAGCATATGTCTCAACGACTCCCTACGCAAATTATTTGCGGATTTTCTTTCTGCAGAGTTAGAAGCATACGATATCTTAGTAAAATTCGGCAAGACAAAGGGTTGGGTACATTATCCGCCGTCATACAAATTAGCAGACTAA
- a CDS encoding M56/M15 family metallopeptidase yields MEMLSIIFSHILYSSLISSIIIVLLLIVKKCLPSYLSGRVYHVMWLLVLLRLMVPFEIESPYSLTSILPEIYPLFNYSHEYMSNQADDYFRTGNLNSNEFQELDGEYYDKEKTRDYSLWNLGLLSIVWLTGVTSIALFASIMLIKFKRRSKEFERDYNPQITELMQQCCVRLGLKKDIPLYLDSYFRGPCIAGIFSPSIYLPKDICSQIHHHQLEHVLLHELAHYKRKDLIYNSCAAMAAILHWFNPLVWLAIREMRYDREIATDAYVMETLGESAVIPYGNTLLKLAGIFSNRSTPSILAGFNETNKQMERRITMIKMFRKGSYKLSALAILSFIIIGALAFTIANGSTLKGDGNSMFNENIKDMMVVIDPGHGGNDWGGTYPFDTSDPESIEIKEKDFNLEISLLLSDLLKKSGIKVVMTRQDDRTVELEKRVEFANSCKAALLVSIHNDMHPDSAINGTKTQYYYSGNEAGYGITGEKAAQIIQSNLVEKLGTIDLGISNARFKILEQVNMPAVLTQVAYITNKSDREKLMTREFRVKTAQAIYDGIIEVLNEMDATDK; encoded by the coding sequence ATGGAGATGCTTAGTATTATATTTTCTCATATTTTATATTCTTCATTGATTTCTAGCATCATAATCGTACTGTTATTGATTGTCAAGAAGTGTTTACCTAGTTACCTGTCCGGCAGAGTATATCATGTGATGTGGCTTCTCGTTTTACTCAGACTTATGGTGCCTTTCGAAATTGAAAGCCCATATAGTTTAACCAGTATTCTTCCCGAAATATACCCATTATTTAATTATTCCCATGAGTATATGAGTAATCAAGCAGATGATTACTTCAGAACAGGAAATTTGAATAGCAATGAGTTTCAAGAATTAGATGGAGAATACTACGACAAAGAGAAAACTAGAGATTATTCCCTCTGGAACCTGGGCCTTCTCAGTATAGTTTGGCTTACCGGGGTTACGTCTATAGCCTTGTTCGCTTCGATTATGCTCATAAAATTTAAACGACGGAGTAAAGAATTTGAAAGAGATTATAACCCTCAGATTACTGAACTAATGCAACAATGTTGTGTAAGATTAGGGCTCAAAAAGGATATTCCCCTTTATTTGGATTCATATTTTCGTGGTCCCTGTATAGCCGGTATATTTAGTCCAAGTATCTATTTGCCCAAAGATATTTGCAGCCAAATACATCATCATCAGTTGGAACACGTACTGCTACATGAACTGGCTCATTATAAGAGAAAGGATCTCATCTACAATTCGTGCGCAGCAATGGCCGCCATACTGCACTGGTTTAATCCTCTCGTATGGCTGGCAATTAGGGAGATGAGATATGACAGGGAGATTGCTACGGATGCTTATGTAATGGAAACATTGGGCGAGTCCGCAGTAATCCCTTACGGAAATACACTTCTTAAACTGGCCGGTATATTCTCTAATCGTTCCACACCATCAATCCTGGCTGGTTTTAATGAAACTAATAAGCAGATGGAGAGGAGAATCACCATGATAAAAATGTTTAGGAAAGGCTCCTACAAACTGTCGGCCCTTGCTATCCTGAGCTTTATCATTATCGGAGCTCTAGCTTTTACCATTGCAAATGGCAGTACTCTTAAAGGTGATGGAAACAGCATGTTTAATGAAAATATAAAGGATATGATGGTAGTTATTGATCCCGGTCATGGCGGAAATGATTGGGGAGGTACATATCCCTTTGACACTTCTGATCCTGAATCAATAGAGATTAAAGAAAAGGATTTTAATCTGGAAATATCGCTTCTGCTATCTGATTTGTTGAAAAAATCAGGCATAAAGGTTGTGATGACCCGTCAGGATGACAGAACAGTGGAACTGGAAAAGCGGGTGGAGTTTGCAAATAGCTGTAAAGCCGCCTTGTTAGTCAGTATTCATAATGATATGCATCCTGATAGTGCAATAAATGGAACCAAAACTCAATATTATTACTCTGGTAATGAAGCCGGTTATGGGATTACCGGAGAAAAAGCAGCGCAAATTATCCAATCGAATCTGGTGGAAAAACTTGGTACAATAGACCTGGGAATAAGTAATGCCAGATTTAAGATACTGGAACAGGTGAACATGCCTGCAGTTTTAACCCAAGTAGCTTATATCACCAACAAATCAGACCGAGAAAAGCTTATGACAAGAGAATTCAGAGTCAAAACAGCGCAAGCGATATATGATGGAATAATAGAAGTGCTAAATGAAATGGACGCAACGGATAAGTGA
- the spoIIIAA gene encoding stage III sporulation protein AA, translated as MASKILNISKTAAWEKETEQSRAEMENIMAVLPESIRVLLESLPSKQLSKLEELRLRLNLPLILVIDGKDSFITEKGVLTVCRENIFSVTPQDMQKVLQLVSGSSVYALEDELKNGYITMPGGHRIGLCGKVVTEKGRVKTIKHVSSINMRVSREIPGAASKLIPYVIDRDKGTVKHTLLVSPPRCGKTTLLRDLVRQISNGIPSLSFPGTTVGLVDERSELAGCYYGLPQKDVGLRTDVLDACPKAEGMIMLLRAMSPQVIATDEIGRAEDVRALEEVFHAGVKVITTVHAASIKELIQRPALKYLLELKTIDRYIILSRTRGVGTIEEIIDGRTMQLLEVKTC; from the coding sequence ATGGCCAGTAAAATTTTAAACATTAGCAAGACAGCTGCATGGGAAAAAGAAACTGAGCAAAGTCGGGCTGAAATGGAAAATATTATGGCCGTACTGCCGGAAAGTATTCGCGTTTTGCTGGAATCTTTGCCATCAAAGCAGTTAAGCAAATTAGAGGAATTAAGATTAAGACTTAATCTTCCCCTAATCCTGGTTATAGATGGCAAGGACAGTTTTATAACTGAAAAGGGTGTATTGACAGTTTGCCGGGAAAATATTTTCTCGGTTACCCCTCAGGATATGCAGAAGGTACTTCAACTGGTCAGCGGTTCATCTGTTTATGCCCTTGAAGATGAGTTGAAAAACGGTTACATTACTATGCCGGGAGGTCACAGGATAGGCTTGTGCGGCAAAGTAGTAACGGAAAAAGGCAGGGTAAAAACCATAAAGCATGTTTCATCGATTAATATGCGTGTATCCAGAGAAATACCGGGAGCTGCATCAAAACTCATCCCTTACGTTATTGACCGGGATAAGGGTACTGTAAAGCACACACTGTTGGTTTCCCCTCCTCGTTGTGGTAAAACCACTCTCTTGCGCGACTTAGTCAGGCAGATTAGTAACGGTATACCCTCTTTGAGCTTTCCGGGAACAACTGTAGGATTGGTGGACGAGCGTTCAGAGCTGGCAGGCTGTTATTACGGTTTGCCGCAAAAGGATGTGGGACTGCGTACTGATGTGCTGGACGCCTGTCCCAAGGCAGAAGGAATGATCATGCTGCTGCGAGCTATGAGTCCGCAGGTTATAGCCACCGATGAGATAGGAAGGGCAGAGGATGTACGGGCCTTAGAGGAAGTTTTTCATGCCGGGGTTAAAGTTATTACCACTGTTCATGCTGCTTCTATAAAGGAACTTATTCAGCGTCCGGCCTTAAAATATCTTTTAGAATTAAAAACAATTGACCGCTATATTATTTTGAGTCGAACCCGGGGTGTGGGAACGATTGAAGAGATTATTGACGGTCGCACCATGCAGTTATTGGAGGTGAAAACTTGTTAA
- a CDS encoding BlaI/MecI/CopY family transcriptional regulator, whose protein sequence is MSIPKISDSEWEVMKVIWKSSPLTSEEIIASLSEKKDWSPQTIKTFINRLLKKGAIGYEKTSRSYVYYPTISEKECVLAESKNFIERVYDGAAAMFFANFIEEKALSEEEIAKLKNLLEGKKRK, encoded by the coding sequence TTGAGTATCCCCAAGATATCTGACTCAGAATGGGAAGTCATGAAAGTCATATGGAAGAGCAGCCCACTGACATCTGAAGAAATAATTGCCTCTCTGTCTGAAAAAAAAGACTGGTCGCCCCAAACTATAAAAACATTTATCAACAGACTTCTGAAAAAAGGCGCAATAGGATATGAAAAAACCAGTCGCAGCTATGTATACTATCCAACCATATCTGAGAAAGAATGCGTGTTGGCTGAAAGTAAAAATTTTATTGAAAGGGTGTACGACGGCGCGGCAGCAATGTTTTTTGCCAACTTTATTGAGGAAAAGGCTTTGTCCGAGGAGGAAATTGCCAAGCTTAAAAACCTATTAGAAGGCAAGAAACGTAAATAG
- a CDS encoding ATP-binding protein, whose protein sequence is MSICDEIVKLHRGQMIIDSSPGQGTEVRLIPPPAN, encoded by the coding sequence TTGTCTATTTGTGATGAAATTGTTAAACTGCACCGGGGGCAGATGATCATCGACAGTTCTCCCGGACAAGGTACGGAAGTTCGGCTTATTCCCCCCCCTGCAAACTAA
- a CDS encoding stage III sporulation protein AB, with the protein MLKLLGSIIIISACGMAGLVKARTYTRRTGELRSIQSALQLLETEIAYAASPLAQALHSAAACGEKNVAGLFLRASQELLSMTGQTAGEAWDKALAVFYPQSSLNRSDLLILRNFGSTLGVSDREDQIKHLCLTQEQLRAEMEKAEAEAGSNVKIWNYFGFFGGIVTVLILL; encoded by the coding sequence TTGTTAAAACTTCTCGGCTCAATAATTATTATATCTGCCTGTGGTATGGCAGGATTGGTCAAAGCCCGCACTTATACACGTCGTACCGGTGAATTGCGTTCTATACAATCTGCTTTGCAGCTGTTGGAAACGGAAATAGCTTACGCTGCGTCACCTCTGGCACAGGCTCTGCACTCCGCAGCAGCTTGCGGTGAAAAAAATGTGGCCGGTTTATTTCTCAGAGCCTCGCAAGAACTGCTCAGCATGACCGGTCAAACTGCCGGAGAAGCCTGGGATAAAGCACTGGCTGTTTTTTACCCGCAGTCTTCTCTTAACCGGTCAGACCTGTTAATTCTACGTAACTTTGGCAGTACGCTTGGTGTATCGGACCGGGAAGATCAGATTAAACACCTGTGTCTGACTCAAGAGCAGTTAAGAGCTGAAATGGAAAAAGCAGAAGCAGAGGCAGGGTCTAACGTTAAAATATGGAATTATTTCGGTTTTTTCGGCGGGATAGTGACAGTTTTGATTCTACTCTAG
- the spoIIIAC gene encoding stage III sporulation protein AC, which produces MSDNIDLIFKIAGIGILTAVLHSVLKHAGKEEQAQLATLAGVAIALTWVIQLLGGLFDQVKSVFKLF; this is translated from the coding sequence ATGAGTGACAACATTGATCTAATTTTCAAAATTGCCGGAATAGGTATACTTACGGCAGTACTCCATTCTGTGCTAAAGCATGCCGGCAAGGAGGAGCAGGCCCAGCTGGCTACTCTGGCCGGTGTAGCGATAGCTCTGACCTGGGTTATTCAACTGTTGGGCGGGCTTTTTGACCAGGTAAAATCTGTATTTAAGCTGTTCTAA
- a CDS encoding DEAD/DEAH box helicase, producing MKHSVFSLFHPLIRKWFAEKVGEPTDIQIQAWPRITKGEHVLITAPTGSGKTLTAFLWALQKLITGDWPLGRVRVLYVSPLKALNNDVQRNLLQPLQELRAYFAEAGELFPPIQVLTRSGDTPQNERRQMLRKPPEILITTPESLNLLLSSKNNRLILSGVETVILDEIHAVLDNKRGTHLITAVDRLVLLAGEFQRIALSATVRPLEPVAEFVGGFKACRDGEDCRYQKRPLVILRSAAKKHYNLIVDAIERNNGGAEEVEQDALWQALAAVLTKVIKENIATLVFCNNRRAVEKLSRYINDAAGESLVYSHHGSLAKELRLTVEQKLKNGELKGIVATNSLELGIDIGKLDTVILVQTPPSLTAAIQRIGRAGHSVGQVSRGILFPICGRDFVEAAVVSRSLPAVEIELITPIEAPLDVLAQVLLSMTAVETWDADELYAFLKTSYPYRNLSRKSYDLLLEMLAGRYADTRLRELKPRIIWDKLDRTIKARDGVARLVYLGGGTIPDRGYYDLRLLDTKAKIGELDEEFVWERSVGETFMLGTQVWKIMCITHNDVEVIPGAQTINIIPFWRAEEQNRDFFYSEKIGLFLEEAEQNLKTDSFAHQLVTPNTWSVYAVERLIEFLKRQKEAAGQPLPHRHHILIEHFADPLNTADSKQVIVHTLWGGKVNRPFAMGLAAAWEQKFGYPLEIYVSNNSIMLMLPHSFALQELFSLVSPQNLEDFLRGKLESSGFFGAKFRENAGTALLLPRVNFKKRMPLWLNRLRAKKLQAAVSSYADFPIMIETWRTCLKDEFDLDMVKQLLDEINDGRIKISETVTHQPSPFASDVIWRQTNKYMYEDDTPFSDRQSGLSGELLKELVYSPHLRPEIPEALVRQLNGKLKRTAPGYAPTDGEELLLWIKERLFIPADEAASLFAAMERDLQSADHKLTLEKIKRTLGDKLAWLHLPGAEQPGLCALEILPRIVACLGAVFSDLVLHPLIPQAVSQMSAGLSKVAALFEQETAAEPGEFGGDVTDTALFVSQWLSYYGPVPRDFVSRCLGLPVNVSAAVLAILLKEECIVADVFTQEAGEAEVCERENLERLFAMARRARRQEDKPLPVTALPLFLATYQGVVEKGTNMEDLQARLEQLFGLISQAQLWEEAILPARLETYYTSWMDSLMQTSDLVWFGRGNKRVVFCLREDLELFPPAEEGQGPEDKVQARDLFPDPLGKYDFFTLSRHTGLPSDDLTQRLWRHVWQGNIANDSFAVLRRGLLTKFTPLQVEGKHGFGRRSGYSRWSASRPLQGNWYALSECEEKDPIEREELVKERIRQLFSRYGVLFRELIQQELPEMQWRRIFRTLRLMEFSGEIYAGHFFAQIIGLQFASREANRLLHKGLNEKSIYWLNAADPASPCGLKLPGLDEDLPTRLATNFVVFHGTRLKLVAKRNGKELLIKAGPDDASLPEYFAFCKTLLTREFNPLKSIVVESINGRPALESPYKKALQGIGFIGEYKGLILRRQY from the coding sequence ATGAAACACTCGGTTTTTTCTCTGTTTCATCCACTTATCCGCAAATGGTTTGCCGAAAAGGTAGGCGAGCCTACCGATATTCAGATCCAAGCCTGGCCTCGCATTACCAAAGGCGAGCACGTCCTGATCACAGCTCCCACGGGCAGCGGCAAAACCTTGACCGCCTTTCTCTGGGCACTGCAAAAGCTGATTACCGGGGATTGGCCGCTTGGCCGGGTACGGGTTTTGTATGTTTCGCCCCTGAAGGCCCTCAACAACGATGTGCAGCGCAACCTGTTGCAGCCCCTTCAGGAGCTGCGGGCGTATTTTGCAGAAGCCGGTGAGCTGTTTCCCCCTATTCAAGTACTCACCCGCAGCGGTGATACCCCTCAAAACGAACGACGGCAGATGCTGCGCAAACCGCCTGAGATCCTGATCACCACGCCTGAGAGTCTCAATCTGCTGCTTAGTTCCAAAAACAACCGCCTGATTTTAAGCGGAGTGGAAACGGTTATTTTGGATGAGATCCACGCAGTTCTGGATAACAAACGGGGCACCCACCTGATCACGGCAGTGGACCGGCTTGTTCTTTTGGCGGGGGAATTCCAAAGGATCGCCCTATCTGCCACGGTTCGCCCTCTGGAACCGGTCGCCGAATTTGTTGGCGGTTTTAAAGCATGTCGGGACGGCGAGGATTGCCGGTATCAAAAGCGGCCGCTGGTTATCTTGAGATCTGCGGCAAAAAAACACTATAATTTAATCGTTGACGCTATTGAACGGAACAATGGCGGGGCGGAGGAGGTAGAGCAGGACGCCCTCTGGCAGGCTCTGGCTGCCGTCTTGACAAAGGTGATTAAAGAAAACATCGCCACACTGGTGTTTTGCAACAACCGCCGGGCCGTAGAAAAACTGAGCCGATATATCAATGATGCTGCTGGTGAGTCTCTGGTCTATTCCCACCATGGTTCACTGGCCAAAGAGCTCCGCCTAACGGTGGAACAAAAACTCAAAAACGGTGAACTGAAAGGGATCGTAGCCACTAATTCCCTCGAATTGGGAATCGATATCGGTAAACTGGATACGGTAATTTTGGTGCAAACCCCGCCCTCGCTGACTGCCGCCATCCAAAGGATCGGCCGGGCCGGACACAGTGTGGGCCAGGTGAGCCGGGGAATTTTGTTTCCCATTTGCGGGCGCGATTTTGTGGAAGCCGCGGTGGTTTCACGCAGCTTGCCCGCGGTCGAGATTGAGCTAATCACACCTATTGAAGCACCCCTGGATGTGCTGGCACAAGTGCTTTTATCCATGACCGCCGTTGAAACCTGGGATGCGGATGAGCTTTATGCTTTCCTCAAGACCAGTTATCCTTATCGCAATCTGTCCCGGAAGAGTTATGACCTGTTGCTGGAAATGCTTGCGGGCCGTTATGCGGATACCCGCCTGCGCGAATTGAAACCGCGTATTATTTGGGATAAGCTTGACCGTACAATCAAAGCCCGTGACGGGGTGGCCCGCCTGGTTTACTTGGGAGGCGGCACCATCCCGGACCGGGGTTACTATGATCTCCGCCTGCTGGATACCAAGGCTAAGATCGGTGAGCTGGACGAGGAGTTTGTCTGGGAGCGGAGTGTGGGCGAAACCTTCATGCTTGGTACACAGGTCTGGAAGATTATGTGCATTACTCATAATGATGTGGAAGTGATTCCCGGTGCTCAGACAATCAACATCATACCCTTCTGGCGGGCGGAAGAGCAAAACCGGGATTTCTTTTATTCCGAAAAAATAGGCCTCTTTTTGGAAGAGGCGGAGCAAAACCTGAAAACAGACTCCTTCGCGCATCAGCTGGTGACCCCAAACACTTGGTCCGTGTATGCGGTTGAACGGCTTATTGAATTTCTCAAACGGCAAAAAGAAGCTGCGGGCCAACCCTTACCCCATCGTCATCATATTTTAATTGAACACTTTGCCGACCCCCTGAACACGGCGGACAGCAAACAGGTTATTGTACATACCCTCTGGGGCGGCAAAGTCAACCGGCCTTTTGCCATGGGTTTGGCTGCCGCCTGGGAGCAAAAGTTCGGCTATCCCCTGGAGATTTATGTCAGCAACAATAGCATCATGTTAATGCTGCCCCACAGTTTTGCGCTGCAAGAGCTTTTCTCCCTGGTCTCACCTCAAAATTTAGAGGATTTCTTGCGGGGCAAACTGGAGAGTTCGGGTTTCTTTGGAGCTAAATTTCGGGAAAACGCAGGTACTGCCTTGCTGCTGCCCAGAGTCAATTTCAAAAAGCGCATGCCTTTATGGCTCAACCGCCTCAGAGCCAAAAAATTGCAGGCAGCAGTCTCCTCATATGCCGATTTTCCGATCATGATTGAGACCTGGCGCACCTGCCTGAAGGACGAATTCGATTTAGACATGGTTAAGCAACTGTTGGATGAAATAAATGATGGCCGGATCAAAATAAGTGAAACGGTTACTCATCAACCGTCTCCCTTCGCGTCTGATGTGATCTGGCGCCAGACCAATAAATACATGTATGAAGACGATACCCCTTTTTCTGATCGGCAGTCGGGTTTAAGCGGGGAGCTGTTGAAAGAACTGGTGTATTCACCTCATTTACGGCCCGAAATCCCGGAGGCCCTAGTCCGGCAATTGAACGGCAAACTCAAGCGGACCGCCCCGGGGTATGCGCCCACTGACGGAGAGGAATTATTGCTCTGGATCAAAGAACGCCTTTTTATTCCCGCCGATGAAGCGGCATCCCTCTTTGCCGCCATGGAACGGGATCTCCAGTCAGCCGATCACAAGTTAACCTTAGAAAAGATCAAGCGCACTCTGGGGGACAAATTGGCCTGGCTTCATCTGCCGGGGGCGGAACAGCCGGGCTTGTGTGCCCTGGAGATCCTGCCCAGGATAGTTGCCTGCCTGGGTGCCGTCTTTTCCGACCTTGTCCTGCACCCCTTAATCCCTCAGGCAGTTAGTCAGATGTCGGCGGGCTTGAGCAAGGTTGCTGCCCTATTTGAACAGGAGACGGCTGCGGAACCCGGGGAATTTGGCGGCGATGTTACAGACACCGCCCTCTTCGTAAGCCAGTGGTTATCCTACTACGGTCCCGTGCCCCGGGATTTTGTCAGCCGGTGCCTTGGCCTGCCGGTTAATGTTTCTGCGGCGGTGTTGGCCATCCTGTTGAAAGAGGAATGTATTGTGGCGGATGTGTTTACGCAGGAAGCCGGCGAAGCAGAGGTATGTGAGCGGGAAAATTTGGAGCGCTTGTTTGCGATGGCCAGGCGTGCACGCCGGCAGGAGGACAAGCCCTTGCCGGTAACGGCATTGCCCTTGTTTTTGGCGACCTACCAGGGGGTTGTGGAAAAAGGAACGAACATGGAAGATTTACAAGCACGCCTGGAACAATTGTTTGGCTTGATTAGCCAGGCCCAGCTTTGGGAGGAAGCAATCCTGCCAGCCCGTCTGGAGACCTATTATACCTCTTGGATGGATAGCCTCATGCAAACCAGTGATCTGGTTTGGTTCGGCCGCGGCAATAAGCGGGTGGTTTTTTGCTTGCGTGAAGATTTGGAGTTGTTCCCTCCCGCTGAAGAGGGGCAGGGACCAGAAGATAAAGTACAGGCGCGGGATCTTTTTCCGGATCCATTGGGCAAATACGATTTCTTTACCCTCAGCCGGCATACGGGTTTACCGAGTGATGATCTGACTCAACGGTTGTGGCGTCATGTTTGGCAAGGCAATATTGCCAACGATAGTTTTGCCGTGTTACGCAGGGGCCTCCTAACCAAATTTACACCCCTCCAGGTGGAAGGCAAGCATGGTTTTGGCCGCCGTTCCGGATACAGCCGCTGGTCTGCTTCGCGTCCTTTACAGGGCAACTGGTATGCCTTGTCGGAATGTGAAGAGAAGGATCCTATTGAGCGGGAGGAACTGGTCAAAGAAAGGATCCGCCAGCTTTTTTCCCGTTATGGCGTGCTTTTTCGCGAACTGATCCAGCAGGAATTGCCCGAGATGCAGTGGCGGCGGATTTTTCGTACGCTGCGTCTCATGGAGTTTTCCGGGGAGATTTATGCCGGGCATTTTTTTGCACAAATCATTGGTTTACAGTTTGCCTCCCGGGAAGCAAACCGACTATTGCACAAAGGATTAAACGAGAAAAGTATTTACTGGCTGAATGCTGCCGATCCGGCATCGCCCTGCGGTCTTAAACTTCCCGGTTTGGACGAAGACCTTCCCACCCGTTTAGCAACCAATTTTGTCGTATTTCACGGCACCCGGTTAAAATTGGTGGCCAAACGTAACGGCAAAGAGCTTTTGATCAAAGCCGGACCCGATGATGCGTCTTTACCCGAGTATTTTGCCTTTTGCAAGACTCTCTTAACGCGTGAGTTTAATCCATTAAAAAGTATAGTCGTGGAATCCATTAACGGCCGACCGGCTTTGGAAAGCCCCTATAAAAAAGCTTTACAGGGGATTGGCTTTATCGGTGAGTATAAAGGTCTGATATTGAGACGACAATATTAA
- the spoIIIAD gene encoding stage III sporulation protein AD, with the protein MEIIQIVGLGLIGAILAVILRQQKPELALMLSICVGVLLFLTVIGQISAVFNVLRDLAAQANISMVYVGTILKIVGIAYIADFGAQICRDSGESALASKIEFAAKILVLVMAVPIIIAVLQALLKLVP; encoded by the coding sequence ATGGAGATTATCCAGATTGTTGGACTGGGATTAATTGGTGCTATTTTGGCAGTAATATTAAGGCAGCAAAAACCTGAATTAGCGTTAATGCTTAGTATTTGTGTAGGTGTTTTACTGTTTTTAACTGTAATCGGTCAAATTTCAGCTGTTTTTAATGTCTTGCGTGATTTGGCCGCACAGGCCAATATCAGTATGGTCTATGTCGGCACAATCTTAAAAATAGTCGGTATTGCCTATATAGCAGATTTCGGTGCTCAAATCTGTCGTGATTCCGGTGAAAGCGCGTTGGCCTCAAAGATAGAATTTGCTGCTAAAATACTGGTTCTGGTTATGGCTGTGCCAATTATTATAGCAGTTTTGCAGGCATTATTAAAACTGG